The DNA window TCACAATAGTCGGGCTTTTAAATTGAGGCAAAATTTTACCCCGTTTAGTTCATAACACCTTATTATGAATGAAACACAATCCACTTTTGCTTTAAGCTTTTAACTTTGTAGGATAGAAGGAGATAGAATCATGGGAGAAGTTGGATGCAGATTACTAGAAAGAGATAATAGTTTTTCCTGATATCTCTGAGTCAATGTTGAGAGAAAGAGCAGAAATTGTAAGAAAGTCTATTGAAACTTTATCACTAACACATCAAGGAGAATCACTAGGAAAAATAACATTATCCGCAGGAGTTGCGATGTTTCCGATACATGGAGTAGACAATAATTCTATTATAGCCGCGGCAGATACAGCTTTATATAAAGCCAAACAAAATGGAAGAAATAGAGTCGAATTTGTATAGAATATCTTTATGTTAGGTACACTCAAAGTGAAAGAGATTACAGTAAGAAAAAATATAACAAACAAAAAAGAGGAGTTTAAATTTGCAGTTTATTGTAGATAATTTTGAATTAGTTACCTTTACTCTTTCTATCCTGGTAATTATTAGTATATTTGCCAGTAAGTTTTCAATTCGCTTTGGTCTCCCTTCCTTACTTATTTTTTTAGTAATTGGAATGCTAGCTGGTTCTGATGGAATTGGAAGAATTTTTTTTGAAGATCATAAAATTTCTCAGATCATAGGAATTATCGCACTAGTGTATATATTATTTGCTGGAGGTCTCGAAACTAATTTACAAGAAACTACTCCTATAATTAAAGATGGGCTAATACTTGCCAACCTTGGAGTTTTGTTAACTGCACTTCTAATGGCTTTTCTGGCGTATTATTATTTACATTTTAGTTTTTTAGAAGCATTTCTTTTAGGTTCGATTGTTTCTTCTACCGATGCGGCTTCTGTATTTGGTTTGCTTCGGACAACAGGGATAGGACTCAAGGGAAAATTAAAACCACTTTTAGAATTTGAATCTGGAAGTAATGATACAGCCGCAGTAATTCTCACAACTACTTCCATTCAATTACTTTTGAATCCACAAATTAATTATTGGGGAGTTGCTCTTTCTGTAGTTTTACAAATTTCTATTGGAAGTCTCATGGGTTATTTCAGTGGGAGGCTAATCGCTATTTTACTCAATAGAATTGGACTAGAGCATGAAGGATTGTATACAGTTCTTACGATCGCGTATATATACGCAGTTTATTCAGTCACAAATTTTTTACAGGGAAATGGGTTTCTTGCAGTGTATGTTTGCGGAATCATATTAGGAAATTCTAAATTTATCCACAAAAGAACTATCATCATGTTTGTAGATGGTCTTTCCTGGCTTATGCAGATTTTAATGTTTTTAACTCTTGGATTATTAGTTTATCCTTCTAGGCTTATTCCGATTATTATTCATGGAATGGTCTTTGCCTTTTTTTTTCTAACTTTTTGTTGCGAGACCCATTGCAGTATTTCTTTGTTCAATAGGTTCCAAGTATACATTCAAAGATAAATTATTTCTTTCTTGGGTAGGACTTAGAGGGGCAACTCCCATTATCCTCGCTACGTTTCCTTTTACTAGTGGAATAGCACAATCTGAAACTATTTTTAACATTATTTTTTTTATTGTTCTTACTTCATTGCTTCTCCAAGGAAGTACGATTGTTAAGTCGGCTAACTTACTAGGACTTGCTTTAAAACAAAAAAAGGGCTCTCTCTATCCTTTTGAATTTGAAAACAGAGAAAATAGTCCAACTAAACTAGTAGAATTTATCGTACCCTATAATTCTGATGTAGCCAATAAACCTCTTGTAGGACTCAAAATTCCAGAAGGTTGTTTGATTACTCTTATTTGCCGAGGCGAGGAGTATATAATTCCCAATGGTAAAGCAATTTTACAAGGAGGAGATGTAATCTTAGTCCTTATGACAAATGATTCCGAGACCGAATTTGGAAAAATTTTATCTTCTCACAATCCGATTCTAGATTAAGATATTACTATTTCTCTGATTGAATCTGGTAACTTTGTAAATTTTACCCCGTTTAGTTCATTACACCTTATTATGAAAGAAACGAAAGTCCGATTTTGCTTTATGCTTTAGTTTTGTGGGATAGAAGGAAATAGAATTATCGAGAAGTTGGATGCAGATTACTAGAAAGAAAGACTCATATAGCCTACACCCAATTAGCCGCTTGGTTAATGGTTAATGAAATTTTATATAGCAAAGATTAATCAATGAGATGCAAATATCGCAAATTTTTCACTGTGCGCAAGTGCGTAATAACAGGAAAAAAATAATTGAGAGCAAATAGAATTTCTTGACATTGCCTGAATTCTAAACCAGAATAATTTTATGAAGAAGAAATATAAACTCAGTGCGATAAATACGAAAGAGGAAGCTATCGAAGAAGCCTATCGTTATTTGGAAAATGCAAAAGAGACACTGTCTAAAATTCCTATCGAAGACGGGATTTATATGGATTCTAAATTTGTGCGCGAAGCATCGGGTATTGCGTATTTGGCGCCACTTCTTGCGATTGATGGCTATCTAATCGGGAAAGGAATTCCTAAAAATAAACTTCCAAAATCCACCGAGCATTACTGGGATGTCATTCCTAAAATTCCTTACAATGCAAAGCTTAGAAATAAATTTACTTCCGTCTATGAGAACCTGCATCTCTTTGGTTATTACCGTGGTGGTGTAAATGTTGAAATGATTAAAGATGGAATGAAACACGCAAAAGAAATCGTTGATATGTTTAAAGATGCCGCTTGAGTAATCTCTTTGGGTTAAACTAGACCTATAAAATTTTACCCCGTTTCGTTCAAAGCAACTCTTTATGAATAAGGAGCAATCCGATTTTGCGTTAAGCTTTTAATTTGTGGGATAGAATTATAGGAGAAGTTGGATGCAAATTGCTAGAACAAGAAGTTTACAGACCATTAGCCGCTTTACTATTTGTAATTTTCAATGAAAATAATTGATTCTGCTGCGATAATTGGTTTCGACCAAAAATAGCCTTGTCCATAATCGCAATTTAATTCTTTAAGTTTTATTCTAATATGTTCTTCTTCTATTCCTTCTGCAACTGTTCGAATTCCCATACTAGATGCCATTTGAATGATTGCATTTACCAATGATTTCGTCTAGGCGCTGTCCCTCAAGAGTGAAGAATATAGAAATACAAATTAGGATTGAGTAAGATTTTGTGAATTTTTCTTCAATACATCTATCTGATCATGGAGAGCGGTAACTGAAAGAGAAAGATTTTCCGTAGAATGATTGATAGTCTCCATGGCTTTGTGAATTTCTTTGTTTCCATTTTTCTGCTCGGAAGCAATTTGACCTATTTGCTCCGAAAGAGTATACAAATGATCGAAAGTTTCTTTCAGTTTAAGATTTACTTTTTTCTCAATGTCCACTTGCTCTTCCAATTCTCTGACATCTTTTTCAATTCGTCCAAGATCTGAATTTTGTTTTTCAACTTTGCTCCTGACTTCAACAGATAATAAATTGCCTTTTTCCATTTGAGCGGAAGATTCTTTTACGATTAAGTCAATTTCTCTGGCATTTGTGGATGATTTTTCTGCCAATTTCCCTACTTCCTGAGCGACCACGGCAAATCCTTTTCCATTTTCACCGGCTCTTGCTGCTTCAATGGAAGCGTTGAGAGAAAGAAGACTGGTCTGGCGAGCAATTTCAGACATCATCTGGTTGATTTTAGTTACTCTCATAAATGATTCTTTTAATTCTACTAGTAATGAATTGAGTCTATCAGTAGAAATTTTTACTTCCATGCTGTATTTAGAACTGGTTTTAACATCTTTCGCAATCTGATCTGTTTTGCTTTTGACTGTGTTACTGATTTCACTCAATTCATCAAAGTCCTGATCTACAATTTTAACTCTTTTGATTTGCTCCTCTACTAATTGAGCAGAGCTTTCAGAAGAGGCGGAGAGTTCTTCTATAGATGCTGAAATTTCTTCTACCGAGGCAGCTTGATTTTGGGATTGATTGCTCAATGTTCCAGACATTGTTTGAAGATTTGATATTGTATGGACAAGCTGATTTGCAGATTCGGACATTCGTTTGGATTGTATTTGAATCATCTGCTGAGCCGAGACGGATAAGTCTAATTCATTTTTCAACTCTCTTTGCATTGAATTCATAAGCGAGACTATAATGCTCAAGCAAAAAAGAATTGCCATTAAGAATAGAACTTTTTGGATTTCATTGGATATAACGATACTATTTGCCCATAGCATACCGGGATAAGAAGCCATTGTTGTCTTCGAGCCAAGAGATATGCTAAAAAAAAGGGAACCAACATATAGGATAATAACACCAAATCCGATGAACAGAAGGGATTTAGGTTTGAACAGGAATGAGGAATATATAATTATAAAAATAAATACAACATAATAGCTACTAGCATTAATTGCAATGCTCGCATCTCTCGAACTATAATTGTATATATCTATATAATAAACAAGACCAAGTAACAACAAATCTATAATCAGAATATTGTTCATCCACGAATCCGATATTTCTTTGCCTTGCTTTCGATATACGGAAGGAATAAATCCATTTAGAAAATAAATCAGAGTTCCCGCTAGATTGAAGAAAAAACTGACAGTTCCCCACTCGATCAAAGAGGAAATAAGCAAAATGATACTCAAACCGTATTTTGTTTTTATCAGTAAAGAAACTCCTCGGTTAAGTTTTTGAGTATCTAAATTAGTCGATTGGTTAGCTTGCATGCAGATTTTCCTCCACCCGGTTTGCCAAATACAGCGATGCGATTCAAACAATTACCCTCTTTAAAAAATTTAAATTCTAATACTTCAAGATAAATTAATAAGAACTATTGTGAGTCATTCATTTTTACAAATGAAAATTTTTACTCCGTTTAGTTTAAAACATCTCTCTTTAGCAACGAAAAAGCCTGTTGGCATCTCTGTCAATTATGAAGGCAGGGAAGAGCCAGGGGAGCAGTTATTCACGAATCCATTTAGGAGTCCCGCGGTCAGTAACGTCTGCCATTTCTCATTTCCATCATTAGGATGTTGCCAACCAACTATTTTGCAATTGCAAAGGGCGGCAATGAGTAAAATACCTTTCAAAAACCAAGTCATCGCTATCTTCTTCGAAATTCTCATCTAAATTATACATCTACACCACAAAAAAACTGCGAGGTGTTATATCCCCAATGGCACCGACTGTGATGGTATCAGAGGAAATAGATACAGATGTTCCAAAATTATCATTTGCCTTTGCTTTGGCTCGTGTAAAAACAAAAAAAGTATTTCCTCTTGACAAAGAGCCAATTTCAAACAAAGTAAGGAGCATGGACAACTTAGCGCGTAAACTTTTCACCGAAGAAGAATACTTAGAAATAGAAAGACAGGCAACCGATAAAAGTGAATATTACAAGGGAGAAATCTTCGCTATGGCAGGAGCGAAGCGAAAGCACAATCTCTTAGTCACAAATCTATGCAGGGAGATCAGTTCCATCCTCAAGAACAATCCCTGCGAAGTCTATCCTTCTAATATGAGAGTAAAAAACAAGACAGATAGATTTTATACCTATCCCGATGTAACCATCGTTTGTGGAAAGCCGGAATTCTTGGATGACGACGAAGATGTCCTTACAAATCCAACTGTTATTATAGAAGTTTTATCTACTTCTACCGAGAAATACGACAGGGGAGGAAAATTTGCTCTCTATCGAAATATACCTTCCGTTCAAGAATACATTTTGGTAGGCTCCGAAGAAAAGAAAATAGAGTCCTTCTTTCGCAAAGGAGATGAATGGATTTTTCGGGAATCTAAAAACGAATCTTCATATCACTTCCGCTTACAATCTTTGGATATAGAACTTTCCTTAGATGACATTTATGAAAAAGTAGAACTACCTCCCAAAAGATTGCGAGAGAATTTTTTATAGTCAGGAACGCACATTGAAGAAGCTATCCTTTGCTCTCCGCCAATTTCGCGCATAATTCAAATACCCCACAAAAAAACTACGAAGCTTTTTAAGCTGTCTCTACCCTCTTTTTTCTCTTTACAATTTAGAATAAGTGGAATGAGATAGAGAAACGATGATTGCGAACTTAGACAACGAAGTATTTTTCAAGAAAGCATTTACGGATACGTTTGTATTGAAGCATTTTGTAAAAGATGTTTTGGAAATGGACTTGGACTTTGACAAAGTAGAAACCGAAAAATCTTTCGATCCAAGGATTGGGAATATTGATTTTAAATATGATATTTTTGCAGAGTCTACGGACAAGCGGGTAATCATCGAAATCCAGAAAGTGGATTACGATTACAACTTCGATCGGTTTCTGCATTATTTTTTAATGGCAATCGCTGAGCTTCAACGCAGTTCCAAAGACTATGGCATTGAAAAAACTGTATACGCAGTTATATTTATCACAGCTCCCTACAAGATAAATCAAAAGACTGGAATCCCCATCAAAGATGAACTTTTGATTTCTAACTTGAATCCGAAGAACATCAAGGGCGATGAATTAAATATCTATGGTCATAGTCTGTTATTTTTAAATCCGAATTACAAAAATGCTGAAATCCCAGCGCGTATCCGAGATTGGTTGGATTTAGTTTACGAGTCCATGCACAATCCCGAAAAACCGAGCATCAACCAAAACAACGACGGAATCAAACGAGCTTCTGAAATTCTAGACTTTGAACATATATCTCCTTCTGAATGGGAACAAAGCAAAATCCGTGAAGGCAGAAAGAAAGTGCAGCTAATAGCAAAAGAAGAAGGCGTTGAAGAAGGGAAAATTATCGGTAGAGAAGAAGGAATTAACATTGGTGTTGAGAAAGAAAGAGAGCGTTCTGAAAAAGAAAAAGAGGATGCAATCAGAAAAGCAATTTCTAAACAAAAGCTTTCCTTAGAAGAAATAGCAGAGGTCTTTGGCGTATCAGTGGAATTTGTGCAGCATTTGCCCAAGGGCGTGGATTAACCCACGCCCTTGGGCAAATACGAATAATTGGGCACGCCTAACACCAATACACCACAAAAAAACTGCGAGGTGTGATACTCGCAGTTTAGAAAGTGATTGGTTATAGTGTGAAAGTTTATTGAATCTTTCGGATTTTGAGGTTGCAGTTATCAGAGAAATAGAGGCGCTGATGCCTTGCAAGTAAAGCGAACAAAGTGACAGTTGAAATTTTTAGAGACAAAAATCAGTTGATCTTTTCTAGATAGTCAATATTATACTTTGATAGGAGAATGTATGACAGAAATTACAGTCAAAGTTCCGAATAACTTATTGAGCATTGCACAGAAACTTGTTGCAGACGGCTGGTTCTTGGATGAAAATGAAATTTTTCTATTGGCATTTAGAAATTATTTAAGGACTCATTCAGATGAAATTATCACATCTTTCATTAAGGAGGATATTGAATGGGGTCTGAATGGTAAAGAATGAATGGATTGTCGTTTGTGATGCAGGTCCAATTATTCATTTAGATGAATTAAACTGTTTAGATATACTGGATTTCCAAAAGATCTTGGTTCCTATAACTGTTTGGGAAGAAATATTACAATACAGGCGCATTCCTTTGGAAAAAATCAAAGGGCTTGAAATCATCGAAAGAACTGATTTTACTACAGAGTTTTTAGAAATATGTAAATTATATGACCTGCATAAAGGAGAGGCTGCCGCTATTTTCTTATCGCTAGAATTGAAGAACTCTATATTGTTTACGGATGATGGGGCTGCGCGGTTATATGCCAAAAGTAAAAATATTGCTGTTCACGGAACAATCGGGATTCTGCTTCGAGCAGTCAGAAAAAATATCCGAAGCCCAGACAATATTATAGAAATTCTAAAAAATATAAAAACAAATTCTACACTTCATATTTCAGGAACGCTCATTGAAGAAGCTATCCTTGCTATCCGACAAATTCGCGCATAACACCATTACCCCACGCCCTTGGGAAAATCAGAATAAGTGGGCACGCCTAACATCAATACATACAGATTGACTTTTAATAGATAATTCCTTTAGCGAATGAAATCTAGGACAGGAGATTCCCCCCTATAAAACTCTACAAGCACACAAACAGCCCTCCCCCATTTTGGGATAATCTACAAAACCTATCAATATAGGACAAATATGAATTTGTTGTTTACGAATTTTAGTAGGATGAATTTCTTCTGAAGCACTGGAATGTGTTCACGGGAATAAGAGTTTTTGTCGTAGGTGAGATTATAAAATCTTTATCCATAAAAACGACCTATTTTTATGGATAAAGATTGTAAGGTGTATAGAATTTCTTAGTTTGAATTGGCTCCAGAAGAAATCCAATTGGCATCAGTCATGTTTTGAAGTGTGCCATTGAAACTACCTTTTTCATCAATTAGGGTTGTTCCACTAGTTGAATCAAATTTATAATAAGCAATTAAATTTGATTCTCCGGTTGGATTGCTTAAAGGAGTGTTTCTATTATTTTGGATTTCTGCTTGTGTTCTTGCCACTTTCCAGATGCGTAGATCATCCATTTTTCCTTTATAGAAAAAACCGGAAGAGGTTGGTGGATTACTACCAGGTTGTGCACCTAAAGTAACAGGACCTAAAGTGGCACTAGTTGTAGTGTCTACAGTACCAGTAATCGCACCTGCAATAAGAGTTCCATTTTTATATACTTTGAGTCTATCTGCAGCGGCTAGCGTACCATCAAAAACTACAGCTATATGCGTCCACGTGGAAAGTGTAATACTAGCTGCTCCAGTACCCCTGTAACCAGGCTGTGTATTATTTTGAAAAACGTTCAGCCCCGTACCCGAAAGTTCAATGTCGATTTTTGGAATGTCGCTAGTTACTTTGGTACCCAAAATAGTTACTCCAGACTCAATCAATACCCACATTTCAATTGTATAAGCAGATGCACCTCTAAGATCTGGAATCGTTCCAATAGTAACATGTTGTTTTAAAGCAACAGCACCAAACTCAAGGGCATTTCCAAACCCAAGTGTTACACATGCAATAGATATGTTAGTCACATTCGCAGTTGCCGTCCCTGTTCCACTTGAAACCGTGCAGGTTAATCCAGTTGGTTGCGTTTTCACTGTCACAGCATAAGCCGCTGTTTTCGTTGCAAACGTGAACGTTGTCGCACCACTGGCTACAGTCAAATCGTCTCCTGCATTGTTCTGAAGCACAAGCCCAGTTGCAGTAAGTCCTGTGATTGTTCCACCGATTGCATAAGTTGCTGCCGCTCCAGTTCCAGTTCTGTAGCTGTAGCCGTCGCCACTGTTCCACTTCCTCTAGAAGCGAGTGCCGCCGCTGCGAATAGAGGTGTTTTATCATCCTCTTTTTTATTACAATTTATAAACGTCAAAGTAGTTGCTAGGGCAATTACTGTGAGGCATTCTATCCATAGACTAAGTTCTTTTTTATTGGTTTTATTTTCCATTTAGTTCTCCTAAATTTGTTTGAATCTTCTTAGTTTTCAGCCTACTCGCGACTCAGTCTCTAAAGGCAACCGGTTTGAACTTGGAAATTTGGTAGAAGAGCAGTTTTTTTGTTAAAAATCTGTAGAAATTTAGGACTAGTCCTAAATTTTAGCATATTGCAATGTTTGATATTTTGGAAATAAATTTCATTTTTGTGAAAAAGGAAGATTTTGCCACCAATTAAGCCGATGAACACCGATTTTCTTTTAGCTTTACAAAAGGATAAAATCTTTCAAATCTGTAATTATGCTCAAAATAGCTTACGGAGAAGCCAGCTTCGATAATTTAAAAAGTCAGGGTGCTACTTACATAGATAAAACTATGTTTATTCCCTTGATGGAAATCCATACAAAGTTCTTTTTCATCCGCCCTCGTAGGTTTGGAAAAAGTCTTTGGATAAGCGTATTACAAGCATACTACGATGTTGCAAAATCGGATAAATTCGATACTCTGTTTGATGGTTTGTATATTAAGGACAATCCTACAGATTATAAAAATTCTTATCTCATTCTTAAATTTGATTTTTCTGGTATTAATACAGAGAATGAAGAGAGTTTGAAAAGCGATTTTACTTTTCGAATCAGAAGACAGGTGATTAGCTTTTTTAAATATTATAAAAGTTTTTTTAATGATGTATTTTTGGGAAGTATAGAAGAAAATTTTAAGAATCTTTCCTCGAGCCAATTGATAGCAAGAATAAAGGATGAAGTAAAATTAATAGATAAAAAACTCTATGTTCTAATTGACGAATACGATCACTTTGCCAACAAACTCGCCTCTGAGGGAAGAGAATCTTTTATTAAAAATATAATGTCCAGTGCAGGTTTTGTCAGAGAGTTTTATGAGCAGTTGAAAATTGCAAGCGGCGAAGGTGTGATAGAGCGATTTTTTATCACAGGTGTTTCGCCAATCATGTTGGATGAGTTATCGAGTGGATTTAATATTACAAGCGATATGACAACCGATATTGATTTTAACGAAATGCTGGGATTTACTAGTGATGAGGTCAAGGGCTTACTCAATAAAGTTGGTGATGAAAGATATTTAGATAAATCCAAAGACGAAGTTTTTCAAGATATGGTTCATTATTATAATGGATATCGTTTTTGTGATGAAGCAGAAAAAACTCTATTTAATTCGGATATGGTTTTGTATTTTTTAGAATATTTTAATCGGAGAGGTTATCCAAAAGAATTACTCGATGAAAATGTGAAAACCGATTACAATAAACTTCGCGGACTCATCATCGGCACTAGCGGCAAAGAAAAATTACAATCTATCATCGAAGAAATAAATTTGAACAGTTCTCTGAGTCTAACACTCGTTAAACGCTTCAACTTCTCCCAAAGGTTCAGCGATAACGAACTTAAATCATTACTTTTTTATCTTGGGCTTCTTACTTTTTCCAATAAACCAAATCAATTTGCAATTCCCAATTACGTAATTCGCACACTCTATTGGGAATATTTACGGAAATTTCTGGAAGAAAGTCTCACAATTGAGTTTGATATGCGATTGTTGAATAATGCAATTTACGGTATGGCTGAGACCGGAGACCCTTCTGGATTAAAAGAACTCGCTGTAGATTTCTTTCAGAAGAAACTATCTAGTTATGACTACACCAATTTTTCAGAGAAGCATGTTAAATTTCTTTTTGTCTGCTATTTTACTTTGAGTAAGTTATATAACATTATCTCCGAGCGAGAAATCTCCGAAAGGAAGCGAATTGATTTATTATTCGAAGCTCATCCGGCTTATTATGAGTATGTGCAGTTTAACTTTATCCTCGAGTTCAAATACATTCGTAAAGAAGATAGTGAGTCAGTCGCCTTAAAAAAGAAAGAAGATGCAATCAAACAAGCTGCTGAATACTACGAAATCTACAAACGAGATTTTAAACAATTTGGTCGCGGACTTCGCTCTGTGGCAATGCTTGTTAGTCACACTAGAGACGTGGAAGTAATTGAAGTCGGTGGATTTGGGGAGAATTTTTACAAAGAATCATTTTTCTAATAAATGGAATCCCAAGTATTAAAATGAAACAAATCAAAAATAAAGAATATCGTAAAAAAAAGAATGTTATGGAAATCACGATTAGCCGCATTCTACAAACGGCAACGCTACTATTCTTTATTCTAGCCAGTATTGTATTTCAAGCCTGCACTAGCGAAAAAAAGATTTTTCCAAAAGCAGAGAAAGGTATTCTTGATTTGCGATCTGCATCCATTGATTCCGAAATAAGTTTAGATGGAGAATGGGAATTTTATCTCTTTACGTTTATTGATCCAACAAATCCAAACTTAAACCCAGAAAAACAATTCATCCAAGTCCCTGGAATTTGGAATCAGGCAATGAAACAGGGAAAGGGTTATGCAAGTTATAGACTCCAAGTCTTGTTACCCGATACAAATTCTATTCCTCTCGCTTTTAAGGTTATGGAGAACGGGACTGCCTATAAAATGTTTGTCAACGGAATAGAAGTAGCGGCTAACGGGCAAATAGGAAAGACAAAGGAAGAAAATATCGCAGAGCATTTGCCACTTGTTGTCCCACTAAAAAACTATTCCCCAAAAATAGAAATTGTATTTCATGTGTCAAATTTTCATTATACGGATGGAGGACTTTGGTATTCAATTCAGTTGGGAGAGGATTCCAAAATCAGAAAAGCAAAAGAAAACAAAATGCTTCTCACATTGTTTTTATGTGGAAGCATTTCAATCATGGCAATTTATCATATTGCCGTTTATCTTTTTAGAAGAAAGGATAAGTCTGCTTTAGCTTTTAGTCTTTTTTGTATCGCGATAGATTTTAGGCTTCTTGGATTCAATGAAAAGTTTTTGAATCAAATTTTTGTGGGAGATTATTTTCTAATTCTAAATCGGATTGAATACCTGGCTTATTATTTGGCGATTCCGTTCTTTGCTAGCTTTCAGCAAATTATTTTTCCAAATGAATTTAGAAAAATATTCTTACATTTTTTTTTGATTATCTCTTCTTTATTTTCTTTAGTGGTTCTTTTGTTTGATAGTTTTATTTATACACATACAGCCTTTTACTATCATATCTATGTTCTTTTTTTTATGGGCTATTCAACGTTTGTAATGATAAAAGCAGTAACCAATAATAGAGATGGATCTAAAATTTTTACCTTTGGAATGTTTCTTCTTTTTGCTGTAACAATAAATGATATTCTTCATTCTAAGACAATTATTCAAACAGAATTTATGGCTCCCTATGGAATGTTTGGATTTATTTTTATTCAATCCATAATGCTTTCGATGAGATTCTCAAAGGGATTTAACATGGCAGAAAAATTAAGTCACGAACTTATACTACTCAATGCAAGTCTTGAAGATAAAAT is part of the Leptospiraceae bacterium genome and encodes:
- a CDS encoding LamG domain-containing protein, which translates into the protein MTVASGATTFTFATKTAAYAVTVKTQPTGLTCTVSSGTGTATANVTNISIACVTLGFGNALEFGAVALKQHVTIGTIPDLRGASAYTIEMWVLIESGVTILGTKVTSDIPKIDIELSGTGLNVFQNNTQPGYRGTGAASITLSTWTHIAVVFDGTLAAADRLKVYKNGTLIAGAITGTVDTTTSATLGPVTLGAQPGSNPPTSSGFFYKGKMDDLRIWKVARTQAEIQNNRNTPLSNPTGESNLIAYYKFDSTSGTTLIDEKGSFNGTLQNMTDANWISSGANSN
- a CDS encoding EAL domain-containing protein, translated to MASSMGIRTVAEGIEEEHIRIKLKELNCDYGQGYFWSKPIIAAESIIFIENYK
- a CDS encoding DNA-binding protein, whose translation is MVKNEWIVVCDAGPIIHLDELNCLDILDFQKILVPITVWEEILQYRRIPLEKIKGLEIIERTDFTTEFLEICKLYDLHKGEAAAIFLSLELKNSILFTDDGAARLYAKSKNIAVHGTIGILLRAVRKNIRSPDNIIEILKNIKTNSTLHISGTLIEEAILAIRQIRA
- a CDS encoding FG-GAP repeat protein → MKSLRAKLSMLLTLFEIGSLSRGNTFFVFTRAKAKANDNFGTSVSISSDTITVGAIGDITPRSFFVV
- a CDS encoding Uma2 family endonuclease codes for the protein MDNLARKLFTEEEYLEIERQATDKSEYYKGEIFAMAGAKRKHNLLVTNLCREISSILKNNPCEVYPSNMRVKNKTDRFYTYPDVTIVCGKPEFLDDDEDVLTNPTVIIEVLSTSTEKYDRGGKFALYRNIPSVQEYILVGSEEKKIESFFRKGDEWIFRESKNESSYHFRLQSLDIELSLDDIYEKVELPPKRLRENFL
- a CDS encoding PD-(D/E)XK nuclease family transposase gives rise to the protein MIANLDNEVFFKKAFTDTFVLKHFVKDVLEMDLDFDKVETEKSFDPRIGNIDFKYDIFAESTDKRVIIEIQKVDYDYNFDRFLHYFLMAIAELQRSSKDYGIEKTVYAVIFITAPYKINQKTGIPIKDELLISNLNPKNIKGDELNIYGHSLLFLNPNYKNAEIPARIRDWLDLVYESMHNPEKPSINQNNDGIKRASEILDFEHISPSEWEQSKIREGRKKVQLIAKEEGVEEGKIIGREEGINIGVEKERERSEKEKEDAIRKAISKQKLSLEEIAEVFGVSVEFVQHLPKGVD
- a CDS encoding diguanylate cyclase — translated: MLRERAEIVRKSIETLSLTHQGESLGKITLSAGVAMFPIHGVDNNSIIAAADTALYKAKQNGRNRVEFV
- a CDS encoding AAA family ATPase, which translates into the protein MLKIAYGEASFDNLKSQGATYIDKTMFIPLMEIHTKFFFIRPRRFGKSLWISVLQAYYDVAKSDKFDTLFDGLYIKDNPTDYKNSYLILKFDFSGINTENEESLKSDFTFRIRRQVISFFKYYKSFFNDVFLGSIEENFKNLSSSQLIARIKDEVKLIDKKLYVLIDEYDHFANKLASEGRESFIKNIMSSAGFVREFYEQLKIASGEGVIERFFITGVSPIMLDELSSGFNITSDMTTDIDFNEMLGFTSDEVKGLLNKVGDERYLDKSKDEVFQDMVHYYNGYRFCDEAEKTLFNSDMVLYFLEYFNRRGYPKELLDENVKTDYNKLRGLIIGTSGKEKLQSIIEEINLNSSLSLTLVKRFNFSQRFSDNELKSLLFYLGLLTFSNKPNQFAIPNYVIRTLYWEYLRKFLEESLTIEFDMRLLNNAIYGMAETGDPSGLKELAVDFFQKKLSSYDYTNFSEKHVKFLFVCYFTLSKLYNIISEREISERKRIDLLFEAHPAYYEYVQFNFILEFKYIRKEDSESVALKKKEDAIKQAAEYYEIYKRDFKQFGRGLRSVAMLVSHTRDVEVIEVGGFGENFYKESFF
- a CDS encoding DUF5618 family protein → MKKKYKLSAINTKEEAIEEAYRYLENAKETLSKIPIEDGIYMDSKFVREASGIAYLAPLLAIDGYLIGKGIPKNKLPKSTEHYWDVIPKIPYNAKLRNKFTSVYENLHLFGYYRGGVNVEMIKDGMKHAKEIVDMFKDAA
- a CDS encoding chemotaxis protein — its product is MQANQSTNLDTQKLNRGVSLLIKTKYGLSIILLISSLIEWGTVSFFFNLAGTLIYFLNGFIPSVYRKQGKEISDSWMNNILIIDLLLLGLVYYIDIYNYSSRDASIAINASSYYVVFIFIIIYSSFLFKPKSLLFIGFGVIILYVGSLFFSISLGSKTTMASYPGMLWANSIVISNEIQKVLFLMAILFCLSIIVSLMNSMQRELKNELDLSVSAQQMIQIQSKRMSESANQLVHTISNLQTMSGTLSNQSQNQAASVEEISASIEELSASSESSAQLVEEQIKRVKIVDQDFDELSEISNTVKSKTDQIAKDVKTSSKYSMEVKISTDRLNSLLVELKESFMRVTKINQMMSEIARQTSLLSLNASIEAARAGENGKGFAVVAQEVGKLAEKSSTNAREIDLIVKESSAQMEKGNLLSVEVRSKVEKQNSDLGRIEKDVRELEEQVDIEKKVNLKLKETFDHLYTLSEQIGQIASEQKNGNKEIHKAMETINHSTENLSLSVTALHDQIDVLKKNSQNLTQS
- a CDS encoding CopG family transcriptional regulator, with the translated sequence MTEITVKVPNNLLSIAQKLVADGWFLDENEIFLLAFRNYLRTHSDEIITSFIKEDIEWGLNGKE